The Dethiosulfovibrio peptidovorans DSM 11002 genome has a window encoding:
- a CDS encoding DUF2971 domain-containing protein yields the protein MSIDGDSPKVFEYITSMQEKFLVLSLTRNPLNSLMWSHYGQNHKGFVLGYDVSDAFFCSDLYNVITVNDGNVRYCNDREEYILNCETRQHVHAMYLISSGESIEDLMELPPKAPGYLDEDSSIRVKKMLSDFLLTKSSDWEYEDEVRVVRIVSDLFEECRETQSDPNCGFDSTSDIMLCPSMAYPIKPGLHMYAKKQEIKEVYLGCRNPILKAQGALVDGEEDVSHKAINEKWDVFSVDLDPSSWDVLPTKIDPKKLLVPKKTGLLNDITMTGEEATVLLGKLNKGDLSAEDTVTLRHFCVGGKEEISIRLNDEFVNMSDDSYLDFLP from the coding sequence TTGTCGATTGACGGAGATAGCCCTAAGGTTTTTGAGTACATCACATCGATGCAAGAGAAGTTTTTAGTTCTCTCTCTTACAAGAAATCCATTGAATTCTTTGATGTGGTCTCATTATGGGCAGAATCATAAAGGCTTCGTTCTTGGATATGATGTTAGCGATGCTTTTTTTTGCAGTGATTTGTATAACGTTATTACCGTAAATGATGGAAACGTTCGTTATTGTAATGATAGAGAGGAGTATATCTTAAATTGCGAAACCAGGCAGCATGTCCATGCTATGTATTTGATCTCTTCGGGAGAGTCTATTGAGGACCTGATGGAGCTTCCCCCTAAAGCTCCAGGTTATTTAGATGAGGATAGCTCAATTAGAGTTAAGAAAATGCTTTCGGATTTTTTGTTAACTAAAAGCTCTGATTGGGAATACGAAGACGAGGTTCGGGTTGTAAGAATTGTGTCTGATTTGTTTGAAGAGTGTCGAGAAACTCAATCCGATCCAAATTGTGGTTTTGATTCTACTAGCGATATTATGCTATGTCCTAGCATGGCGTATCCTATCAAACCTGGGCTCCATATGTACGCTAAAAAACAAGAAATAAAAGAAGTCTACCTGGGGTGTAGGAATCCAATTTTAAAAGCACAAGGAGCCCTAGTTGATGGCGAAGAGGATGTATCCCATAAAGCGATAAATGAAAAATGGGATGTCTTTAGTGTTGACCTAGATCCTAGTTCTTGGGATGTTCTACCGACTAAGATTGATCCTAAAAAGCTTCTCGTTCCAAAGAAAACAGGGCTGTTGAACGATATAACAATGACCGGAGAAGAGGCTACCGTCTTGTTAGGTAAATTGAATAAAGGTGATCTTTCAGCGGAGGACACGGTGACTCTTCGCCATTTTTGTGTTGGGGGGAAGGAGGAAATAAGTATAAGGTTAAACGATGAGTTTGTTAATATGAGTGATGATTCATACTTGGACTTTCTCCCTTGA